Within Gasterosteus aculeatus chromosome Y, fGasAcu3.hap1.1, whole genome shotgun sequence, the genomic segment agtaatattagtagtagtagtagttatagttgtaattgtggtattagtagtactagcagtagaagttggtttagtatcaatagcagtagaaacagctgtaatactaacactattagccatagtagtatttgtaataacattagtagtagttgtagtattaatagcagtagaaatactagtagtatggtagtagaagtatcagttgtagtactagaagtacgagtaatattcgtagtgggagacacaatgtttgttattcaaactaagacgtttttaattaataggcctcatcacaaacattacagtaaaaattcactccatggggcttttattttgaaattattggattgggtggggtgggagggtgtagatagagggagggagggtgagagggtgaggaagggaggggtggtgaggaagagatagagggagagagagaggaggagaaatagacagactgactgagtgagtgattaacagtgagaagaggtcagggtggagggggtaggggggcgagtgtctttatcatattggtctgttgacagaaagcatagctgcgtcatgtgactccactaatcaggtcataggagcagctgtgagtcacaaaCAGATCTTGCagtgtgtgagcgagtaaccacgacaacgacgcacctgtgcggctgcaaaagggcagacacaggacagcgagttacacagaatccacacctcaaacaaatgacattcagcgcaaaactataacagctatctaaaaaatatggCATTttgacgagacccaagactctaccgaacgcatggatgtgtgttttatgtctgtgcGGTAATAAATACAGCTCcaatggccgttgacaaaacgtgtaccttctggattttttgagaaatatgtcggcagatttgtattggagcctatggggctctTAGCAgcggttgtgtgactgttggtctccgtaggccaaaactaaagaactctgggattccatgaacgcattaatccaatcagcacaaccatgccctcattaatctgaagaaattaagcctctagagtgtatactttggctgcaaggacagaagttccatctttttttaaccagattctggtgctgcctcacactctagccctcgaggtccccactctagcagacgcaatacacactcatgtaaaagtcagaaacggagcgaagaactagtgaaacataatcagtgattatgaaaaaagtacaatagatatccacaagcagttttttttcataaaatagttgagacctgtgtcaacatttgaaagttcaaatagtgtctgtagctgaaagattggcggagctgaaatatctgaaagtttaagaagtttaaggaggatttgaaaacaaactccatttgaaaaccatgttaaaatattaatgattattgatttatataaatttaagcttaagaggtagaaagctcaaaagtcatagccctaaagccagaagaggagctgaatattttaaaatttgaacggtttaaatagctgaaaatgtggaggagttgaaagggggcgcggaataaatagaagaagaagctgaagaataaagattcgaagaacaatacttggaatgcataatgcattccaacaataagttgaaaaaagattagaagaacaatacttggaatgcatcctTAATGCAtccttaatgcattccaacaataaagattcgaagaacaatacttggaatgcttaatgcattccaacaataacagaGACATCAGTGTTGGTTCAGATCTGCCGCAGCAAACAGATCTGAGCATCTACCTTGACATATTATCTCTGAAGTTTCTGTGCAGACAACTCTCTCTGGATTAGCTGAATTCCCAACATCCCAGACATCCTTTACAGTTCATTTTCATTCTCTCtttctaaaaaaatgtttactcaGACAAATTTGGAAGTAAATACAGAAATTGGGAGAGATAACAACAGATAAGTGGCAGAAAGTCTTTTAAAAACCCTGTGTTTGTCTCTATGTGAACACATATAGACACACAATCATCAGAGCACCACCAATGCGGTGTACAGAAGCTGTCCTTTTAACTTCTGGCTCCAGGAAATTGTGACAAACCAACTGTGAAACACAACAGTGACACTGTCAACCCAGATAGTTAACCGACAGCCAATCAGTACCATTTCATCTGGGCCTTGGCACAAATATTAGCCTACCTCCGTCCTCCCAAATGAGCATAGCATAAGTGGGGGTTTCTAGAATCTTGGTCTGCCTGCCTCCTCCCATGTTGTGCAAAATAACTGGGTAAATATTGAGCTGAAGAGAACGGTGGGATGAGATGGAAGGCTCTGTTAATCTAGGGAGGTAACATATGTCAAAATACACTTATTTTATTAATGGCCGAGGGCAATGTGGAGCTTTGATCCCACTCTTCTTTCTGCATGCTAAGTATGCAGTTATTtagtttagcttagcacaaacgcAGGAAATGGAAGCTTTGTgcaaacataacaaaatgtgtataCCGGCGAATCTAAAGCTCACTGATTAACATGTCGTTTCTTATTTGTTTGAGTGTTTGACTACTTCTTGGTTGCACAAAGTATGTCATGCAGTCCTGTTGTCACGGTTAGAAAGGCTGCCAGGCAACCAGCAGAGAACTGGATGCTCTTTTTACAAATACCGTGTTTCCACACAGTCAGGCAGGCtgtttccctgtgtccttagtcttaatgctaagctaagctaaccgatGTTGACTGgagttttatatttatttagcgTACAAATGTTTTCCAGCATAACTCTCTAAATAAGATTATTTCACATAATGTAAACAATTCATTTAATCTGAATTGACTGCATGTTTCTATGTAAAGCTACGGAAGAAATCTAAAACCCACACAATGCCTTTTAAGGAAGACTGTGAATCAAAAGCACTGCAAATCAAagttgaaaaatgaatgttgtgAACCAgtatgtcatttatattcttGGAATGTGTTTTCCTGTGGCACTCATTGACACAAATTACTGCAATATGCCTCTTCATTTTTAACATAATTTTCCGTGACATGACAAGGTGGAATAACAATACTGCCAAAGCAATTGTTAAAAcaaggctctctctctctctctgacagttCTTCATTGTCCTGCTGATAATTCTCCTGGCAGAGCTGATATTGCTCATCCTGTTCTTTGTGTACTCAGATAAGGTAAGTCAGCTTCGTTTTTTTCAAATTATGGCCGTCATTGTTCCAGTAAACTCTGCACCATTCTTCCTTATGTAGTCTACACCATGTACATGCGTGCACATGCGCTGTGGCGGTTGTTATGCAAACATTACAGCTTAGTCTTTGCATACAAAGTACGGCCCACGCAACTGCAAGTGCTATTGGTATGAACATGTCTACGTCCAGTTGCCGCTGGACTATCTGAGCTTTCTTGGGTTACATTTCTCAGACATGAAGTTGACTTATTTCCATGCAGCCATTAATCCAGCAGTCAAAGGTTAAACTGCAAAAAGCATCCCAATGCCAACCAGTTGGCTCCCTGTAAATGGCCTCAGGCGCATATTCCCATGACCCCCGCATGGGCTCAAGGCAGGTGACGGCCTCTGTGGTGGCAACAGATGACTCAAGCTCTGGAGATCACTGACATCCATGAACTGACATAAGGTTCTCCTCAGGTTAATCAAATGGCCCCACAAATGTTTTAATCCGGAACATGACAAGTGTGTTTCAAATGCATGGCGATGAagacttctctctcttttctgttttcaagGACTCATCGTTGATAGATCCGTCTATTGATATGCTCAAAGCCCTCCAGCTGCCAAATTCTTACTCTTTGTTCTGAGGTTATTGCTCAAACGTTTTGCTCTGAGGCAGATAAAGGAATTAATTTAACAACCAATCCATTCTCAGATTTGTATCAGGACTCAGAGGCACACACAGTCCGGAGTAAATATGCCTGTTGCCTTATCTCAAAAATATTGCTAAAGTCAGATAAGTGACACTTAGTTGCGCAGCTGTTTAAGGTTTTCACCTCGTCGACCATCTTTAATTTATGGACCTCAAAACTCACCTGGAGTGTAACCCAAAATACCATGACCTAAACGTTACGGTACATATAAGCCATAACCTTTAATACCATATGATTTCACGTGAACCATCCAGGGAATGTACCGGCTTTTCTGTCAGCGTATTGTGTTAATCTGCTCTGATATTCTAGGAGGGTAATTACAGAGCATATAATAAAGTAAAGCCTTGAAACGGGGGAATCAAACATTGTTTGAAGATTGTAATCCCTCAAAGAGATGAATAGTCATTTGTAAAAGATATATTAAACTAACACAATACACTAATTGATCTTTTATACGCCTATTACACCACCTACTGTAAACAAGCTACACTTATATATAGGATGATTCTTTAGAACTGTAAATTGTTTTCCAAGAGAGCAGTTGTTAACAGTCGTCCTAAGAGGCAAAATTAATGCtaataaattttaaaaaaacatttattacttataaatgaataaaataaatattcctttAAGGATAAAACAAACTGAATAACCAATGAAGAGTATCTCCATACTGCACCTCTCTGTGAGTTCAGTACTAACTGGCTGTCTTGTATTATTACGGCGTTGCAAGCAGACAGATCAGACATTCCACCACCCACTCGCTGTTCTCGGCTTTTGTGCAGGAAACACACCAATTAGAAGCGGCAGCCCATTCCTTCAATCATCGCGTCCACCTGTAATATATGCACGAATCCATGTGTTTCCACCTTTCTGTGACCGTGTTCGCCCTGCTGAGGCCTTTTAGATGTACAGTACGTGATGAATGCACCACCTTGTTTAACCCGAGCAGCCCAGAGGAGAACACAAGATGATCTGTGTAAACCGAAGTATGATCATTGTCTCAGGGAGTTGTGAGTGGAACACATCTGAGATGATGCACAGAAAAGTAACCTGGAGTTAGACTTCGACAAAGTATGGGGGTTGTACTGTTATTTGTGAACAACAACATGAGGTTTCAGTCAAGTGGATTGTTCCCCCATCTGGAAAAATAAGACACAACACAGAATGTGTATGAATCCGCTCCTTTTCACAGATCAGATCAAATCCATGTTCGTTGCCGGAATCCCGGTTCTGCTTCTCATTAGCAGTAAATGTGGATCATCGAGTTACATTTTCAGGCTGTAACAAAGACTTTCGCACATTAAACAGAAGAAAGGCAGAGACTGATCGGCGACTCggaagatgatttttttttttattgttgttattgtagcGCTTCCTCCCCGACCCTCTATGCTCTCTAGTGACTAGTGTTAGCGCGGGGAGTCGGTAATGAGCATGCAGCATCACAGCCTGGATGGAGAGGAAAAGATAAAGCATAGAAACAGTGGCAGAGATTGATGATGCTGCTCTCAGTCTCATATTCCCGCATAAGGAAATATTGGCGAGGGCCTGCAGCCCGAGGTGCACCGCACGGATGTGCTGCTCTGCATCAGCAAAGTCACCGAACAAGAAGGAGGAGCGCCATGATACAAATCTTCAATTCAACGGTCTTAAAGGATGTTTCGAATGGGTTTTGCATGATTTGCAATAACCAAAGCATATTATTGCCTAGGAAACTTTACTTAGTACTTTTCTTGTGCCATTGAGCTCACAAACCAGGCATTTAAGGGCATTTCTTTCTAAGTTTCTGTTTTTAGATTGTATTTCTTTTAGAAAATCAGGATCCCTCATTATCCACGAGCTtgcagaaattaaaaaaaaaaagcagaaagcagcttgttGTGTCAGGCGGTGACAGCCATGATTTGGCTTCACTTATTTTGGGGCGTATAAGGTGAGGTGTTAAGCTTTAACTATTAAGGCAGGTGCAATCCTTTTTGTTGTAAAATAACTAGTACTTCCTTTATAGATGTGTGCTTGGTACTACAGTAATAATTATCCCACGTCTGTCTGAAGCGCCTCTCAATCTGTCCTTGCAGTTAGCAAAACCCCCACGGGCAGCGCAAACTGCAGGCGAGCTGAAGCTCtgattttgtatttcattaacACCTTCAATGAGATATTAATCGCCGTCAGACATGTCACAACCCTGAGCATATTATTGGGGTTCAGTCAGGAGGAAAATGATGTGCTAGCGGCGCATAACGTGTGTCAGATCCGCTGTAGTGGGGTCACTTCTAAAagatcaaaagaagaaaaactaccTCCTAACTAAGCCGCTATCAGTTTTATTCACAAGAAGGACATCCTGAAGAATTGTATGCAATCtgtgaaaaaggaagaaaaaaagatgtagaCAATGAATGCATCCTTTGAGCTTCAACTGCCTGCTATGATGGATATTTCAACTCAATTAACGATTCTTCAAAGGACCCCTTTGATGCAAGGTCTCTAATACCGGCGGGTGTTTGTCTTTTTCGTCTTCAGGTGAGCGAGAACTGCAAGCAGGATCTGAAGGACGGGCTGGCTCTCTACAACTCCGACAACAACATAGGCTTACGAAATGCCTGGAACATCATCCAGGCCGAGGTAGACACGTCTCACATCATGCATTACGTCAAGTGTTAGAAAGAATCTGCATGAAACAAATGCATACGGTTCACTAAAATATTCCAGCTAATGTACTTCCTGGCTTCGCAGTGGCTTTATGCAACTTCAAAATTGGCCGCTGAAGTCTGCTGCGATTCATCATTGCAGGgaccaatcatcatcatcataatcctGGTCACATTAACGTTAGTTTGGGGCCTTCGAGGTCGGGAAGCGTAAATTCATCTTTTGTGCGACGTGTGCTTGGCCTTCACAGTGGAAGTGCTGCGGTGTGATCGCGTACAGCGACTGGCACGAGGCCCTGCAGGAGAAGATGGTACCAGACCGCTGCTGCCAGGAGCATTACCAGGACTGCGGGAAAAACTCAACAAATATGTTCTGGAACAGGGTGAGTTCATCtgctgtaatgtgtttttggtttattcatttgttgTATGATCTACATATCCAGGCTTAACTTAAGGGGTCCACCGAGGCTcaatgcagtgtttcccctactatCATATTGGGGgaaatgtctgtctgtgtgaacCAATTAAACATTTACAAAGTGACTGAAACCAAAGAGATGCAAAACGACCAAAAAGAGATATTTTGCTGGCTGTattctgtgtgtacattcacAAGGGACATCACAGCCACACATCTCCTTCGGTCCATCTGCTCAGTAGTTTAAAAGTTTTTGTCTTACAGCTGATCGCAATGTATTTGTTTCCATTATGCATTAAAACACAGCACCAATCTCCCTCCACTACGACTCTAATCAGCCACATTTGGTCTGGCATGTGCTTATTTAGAGAGTCCAAAGTAGGAGATTAAAAACCTGAAATGAGCTCTAATCGAATTACATTGAGCTGGCCCATTGGGAAAGCACAGTTTTTAAAGCTTGTGTGTGTAATCCTGCCCAGAGGAGACGGCCGCACAGTTACTTTTACATGCTGCATCAGCACCCACCCTTAAGAAGGGGCTCCGCCTTGCagcttcccccccacccccacctccctgcCAGTGAGTGATCCTTGAATGAACCAAGGTGGTAATACATTTAACAATATATGTGGCCCATAAGTCTGCATATAAAAGTCACCACTCATGGGCCATTCCCCCGTTTTAACACCACACCTGGTAGTGTATTCAACCGAGGGGATATCCCAACGGATGCATTAGAGTGGGAAAGCGTGAACAGGGTGGTTGGGATGACCCAAAACAGGCGGCAAGTGAAATGGACGTGATTCTCCCGCCGCATGGGAAATGCACTTTTCTCTAGTTGGTGTCTTCACAAGCTTGTGCTTCATCTCAGGGCTGCTTTGAGAAAGTGGAGGAGTGGCTGGATGACAACAAGCACCTGCTTGGAACCATAGGCATGGTCATCTTGGTAGTGCAGGTAAGAGGCTTAGTGATAAATTGCTCTTCCATTTCTTCGTGCTTCTCTCCCTGTTTCTCTTATTAATGTTTTCTGTGTaggtgcatttgtttgtgtctatctgtctgtgtgCCTTCCTTGGCCTCTttacctccatctcctcctgagAGAGTCATAAGGATtcttctcgggggggggggggggggggtgcggacACCCACTCATCTTGAAATATTGAAGCAGCTGTCTTCTGCACCCTGATCCTGTCTGGGAAAATCAAAGCTACTAGGCGTACAACCTAAAGGGATGTAGTCAGGTATAAGGAGCTCTCAGCTGAGACACTGAATAggaagggaggggcgggggggggtagatATTCCTCCTATAAAAGATCTGCTTTACATCCATCCCTCTTTGTACGATGACTGTCACTGCCACTGCAGTACTGTTCCCACGTAGTTGGAGGTTGTGTCCTACAAGTGTCTGCAAACTTTACTTTTCCCTCATCTCTCTGAACTTTGAACATACCTTCAGAGTTATCATCTGTCCCGAGAGGATAGTGTTTCACCCGTTCTTAGTTACCTTCAGCACAAATTTAGATATCTTGTCCCCTTGAGTGATGTTTGCAGTCGTATGTATCATTTGACTTTTAATAAAGTCTGCTTAAATTCAGGTTTTACCTGTAATTATTATGTTGactgtttttaaattgtttcaCTCTGGTTTACGTAATGAAAAATATCCCCTGCTCGCTGCCTCTAACTTTCCCATTTTCATGAACCATTTTTCATTCAGAGCCAGGTGGCCTCGCTGTGAAATCGCTGCGTTGAGTTTTATAAGATGCttcttcatttcaaatgtcCTTGGGAAAAGATCGTGCTTAAGGCCTTTACTGTTTACATTTGTCGATACAAGATCACTATGTATTCATGACAAGATCACACGCTTTCCGCATCCTTCCAAACTCACCGTCCTTCTgcaaacacgtacacacaggCTGCGGTTAGAAAGTTATTTTTTCTCAAGGCGGTTTTTAAGTGAGTGAAATGACCTGGAGGCGTCTCAGCGCCCCGTTATGATAAGAGCTGTTCAATCATCTGAATGCTTAAGAAAGACTCTACAATGCTTCCTTTCTTTGCTCCTTTAGCAGATAAATCGATGAACCTTAATATATTAAAGTGACACCATTTGATCGTCAACGAAAACAAACATTATTATAGtacagtatttatttaattccaacatttaatgaataaaaaatgaaaagaataggACCACAAAATAAAACTTGCAAACTGAATGAATCTCATTCTAAATAACTAAaagtttattccctttttttcttcttctgacaaATATCGGCGACAAATATCGGCGTCCACAACGGTTTCAGAAATTTCTGACTCGCACAGACTGAATAAACACTCTGAGAGTGACGGAGTTGTGCAGATGAGGCACATATAAATCACCgggtttgtctttttcagtgGTTTGAACGCATGCTGGATGTTTACCTCATACGGCACTCTGTGTTTTGATTGGCAGCAGCTAaccgtggctttttttttctttctctgaagCAGCCCGACGAATAAGGCTTTCAACTTAAACTAACCAAAGACAATCGGAGGCTTTCCCAGGTTAATCACATCCCGTAGGAATCCCCCATGGAGGCGGTTTTCAGGAAGTCACAATGCCTTTTCACTAAAGACTATGCACCATACAATACGTTTTTACCGTTTTCCTGCCATCCCATCTTTGCTTTTGATGTGGAAGTATCAGGGGTAATGGAAACTTCAAAGAGATAGCCGGACACTTTGATTCAGTGGCATCTCAATTTGCTTTATTGACTTAATGCTGTTGCacgcttttacatttttttttccatcacaaaGATTCCAGAACTCGCTCTTTTTCAGACCATCTGAGAAACGGACGAAAAAATGTGCTCGTGCGTCACCGCGGGATTTGAACTGCATCCAAACTTATTGCAGCCTCAGGCGTCAACATCAAAAAGACCACACGCATGCACACCCAAAATgtatgtgcacacgcacacacacacacacgttgaccaTGTCCTTCTCCGCTCTTCTCCACAGCTGCTGGGCATGG encodes:
- the LOC120812520 gene encoding tetraspanin-9-like isoform X2, with product MARGCLCCLKYMMFIFNLIFWLCGCGLLGVGIWLSVSQGSFATFSPSFPSLSAANMVITIGAIVMVTGFLGCLGAIKEKKCLLLSFFIVLLIILLAELILLILFFVYSDKVSENCKQDLKDGLALYNSDNNIGLRNAWNIIQAEWKCCGVIAYSDWHEALQEKMVPDRCCQEHYQDCGKNSTNMFWNRGCFEKVEEWLDDNKHLLGTIGMVILVVQLLGMAFSMTLFHHIHRTGKKYDA